The following coding sequences are from one Stegostoma tigrinum isolate sSteTig4 chromosome 11, sSteTig4.hap1, whole genome shotgun sequence window:
- the LOC125450314 gene encoding zinc finger protein 623-like, with protein sequence MFKHQCSHSGERLWKCGDCGKGFIYLSQLEMHQRSHTGEKLFGCFDCGLGFTQSNNLLKHQRVHSGKRPFTCSIRGKGFAQTSHLLKHQRILTGERPFTCSVCRKEFALSSSLLTHQRIHNGDRLFTCSIRGKGFDLSTNLLRHQQVHTEEKSFTCSVCGKGFTQSSSLLEHQQVHTGKRPFICSECGKGFTRNSKLLVHQRVHTGEKPFTCSECGKGFAHSTNLLRHQRGHSGDRQFTCSMCGKGFTQSSKLLTHQQVHHNHI encoded by the coding sequence atgttcaAACACCAGTGCAGTCAcagtggggagagactgtggaaatgtggggattgtgggaagggatttatttacctatcccagctggaaatgcaccaacgcagtcacactggggagaaactgttcggTTGCTTtgattgtgggctgggattcactcagtcaaacaacctgctgaaacaccagcgagttcacagtgGGAAGAGACCGTTCACCTGCTCTATTCGTGGGAAAGGATTCGCACAGACATctcacctgctgaaacaccagcgaATTCTCacaggagagaggccattcacttgctctgtATGTAGGAAAGAATTTGCTttgtcatccagcctgttgacaCATCAGCGAATTCACAATGGGGACAGACTGTTCACCTGCTCTATTCGTGGGAAAGGATTCGATTTgtcaaccaacctgctgagacaccagcaagttcacaccgaAGAGAAATCAttcacctgttctgtgtgtgggaaaggattcactcagtcatcctctCTGCTggaacaccagcaagttcacactgggaaAAGACCGTTCATCTGttctgaatgtgggaaaggattcactcgcaATTCTAAACTATTggtacaccagcgagttcacactggagagaaaccgttcacatgttccgagtgtgggaagggatttgctcactcaaccaacctgctgagacaccagcgaggtCACTCTGGGGACAGACaattcacttgttctatgtgtggaaagggattcactcaatcatccaaactgctaacacaccagcaagttcaccacaaccacatttga